In Calothrix sp. PCC 7507, one DNA window encodes the following:
- a CDS encoding 2TM domain-containing protein: MTYNSEQMQQILQKAFARQQQGEVSRQQIIEIASELGVSSESLQAAEQEWLIQEIEVKKRQKFHSQRRGEFKSHLIAFIGVNGFLIVLNLLTSPAYFWAIFPILGWGLGLFFDAVKAYKTNGESYERDFQEWLKKLPK, from the coding sequence ATGACTTACAATTCCGAACAAATGCAACAGATTCTGCAAAAAGCTTTTGCCCGTCAACAACAGGGAGAAGTTTCACGGCAGCAAATTATAGAAATAGCCTCAGAATTAGGAGTTTCATCAGAATCGCTACAAGCTGCTGAACAAGAATGGTTAATCCAAGAAATAGAAGTGAAAAAGCGGCAGAAATTTCATTCCCAACGACGTGGAGAGTTTAAATCACACTTGATTGCTTTTATTGGGGTAAATGGATTTTTGATTGTGTTGAATTTGTTGACCAGCCCTGCATATTTCTGGGCAATTTTTCCCATCTTGGGTTGGGGTTTAGGTTTGTTTTTTGATGCTGTGAAGGCTTACAAAACTAACGGAGAATCATATGAACGTGATTTTCAGGAATGGCTGAAAAAACTGCCAAAATAA
- a CDS encoding CVNH domain-containing protein, with the protein MLRICATFFCTVFLTFNLLIGNAWATGDFSRTCQGIRIDGSTLTAACQRANGSTRFTSMDLNQHIGNIDGTLEWGDSRFSLTCDEVGLAGRNRLRAECRRRDQSSLGSYINLDEHIANIDGTLKFEN; encoded by the coding sequence ATGCTAAGAATTTGTGCTACCTTTTTTTGCACAGTTTTTCTGACCTTTAATTTACTCATCGGTAACGCTTGGGCAACTGGTGACTTTTCTCGGACATGTCAAGGTATTCGTATCGATGGCTCAACCTTAACAGCCGCTTGCCAGCGAGCTAATGGATCTACTCGGTTTACTTCTATGGACTTAAATCAACATATCGGCAATATTGACGGTACTTTGGAGTGGGGAGACAGTAGATTTTCTCTGACTTGCGATGAAGTTGGTTTAGCTGGTAGAAACAGACTACGTGCTGAGTGCAGAAGAAGAGATCAATCATCTTTAGGATCGTACATTAATCTTGACGAGCATATTGCGAATATTGACGGCACTCTCAAGTTTGAAAATTGA
- the dpdE gene encoding protein DpdE, translated as MIKLGSLVRSRNNSLGIGKVIEISDTQANIEYFCSIGQRLEKSLPLNSLSQCKLERQTRCCIYQESQESWIIGRIYEWDEEVRKYQIDLPDKKTIAVSEREVYVRCNLPQADPIETLAMRGQETPYFHDKRFAFVKSLISQRAVSRGMTGLISANIKLYPHQVEVVRRVLEDPIQRYLLADEVGLGKTIEAGAILRQYLLDEPAGRAIVLVPQYLLQQWQQELENKFYISHFLKRVAVLAVEDIHKINPKASIGLLILDEAHHIAAMATSSDPVQRKSFETYKQLAHKSDRLLLLSATPVLNHEQDFLAMLHLLDPATYQLNDLAGFRDRVVKRQDIGRILLSFKEGANPSVLKTNLQQLRNLFAQDEYLLNLAQELENILQATSGDTSKIVRAIRTHISDTYRLHHRMLRNRRASVEDVIFERNITLRAEYDLDERSPDIHELIEKWRHVAPDDQQYHQIVLLFFRAAGTWLGILKQVIQARLKGLSTAELVEEFGADSVRTLMETPKFAEEAEILQSLLQIIEQPSEDGDRLELLNTVILYQLCEPLKLQSLKFNLPKLLTEVQQRLKRPIPGDSLPKIVVFTSFMQTCAEIVRYLGDRFGKGAIASHQVKQTRAQVEENLNRFKKDPNCFILVCDSSGEEGRNLQFTDCMIYFDLPWSPNRLEQRIGRIDRIGRPLKVELTVFAGVDLPDSLHDAWYRLLKEGFNIFGQSIASLQFYVDEKLPALAEIIFKSGANGLLGNIEVIQTEIEQEQVKISEQNALDEIDALDESATQYFQSLDDYDARHQEIQQVTEDWVCNALRFQPINNPNVSALKRYKPTENTLVPADNLSTNFAGILEEFGTFNRRVANQQPGAKLHRIGENLVEALSSYIHWDDRGKTFAMWRVDENWDSGEGKEWYGFRFNYIVETNLTNYIGNTTKDKTLQRRADSLFPPIVESVFIDARSESMSAVEDETLLNILQRPYKSKGGKYRDYNLAKSRLSILDNFVESSKWQEFCYQARRTSLDLLNQHPDFSALCKNSATHAEQKLGKRLDQLRLRLTRHTNQERISDPALEQELNNETALSQVIIAGIRQPAIRLDSVGFIIVSGRPPIQSEDDD; from the coding sequence ATGATAAAACTTGGTTCGTTGGTACGTTCCCGAAATAACAGCTTGGGCATAGGGAAGGTAATTGAAATATCTGATACCCAGGCAAATATTGAATATTTTTGTTCAATTGGGCAACGCTTAGAAAAAAGCTTACCCTTAAATTCGCTATCTCAGTGTAAACTCGAGCGTCAAACTCGATGCTGTATTTACCAGGAAAGCCAAGAATCCTGGATTATCGGCAGAATTTACGAGTGGGATGAGGAAGTTCGTAAGTATCAAATTGACTTACCTGATAAAAAGACGATCGCCGTCAGCGAACGGGAAGTCTACGTGCGTTGCAATTTACCTCAAGCAGATCCCATCGAAACTCTAGCCATGAGGGGACAAGAAACGCCTTATTTTCACGATAAACGCTTTGCTTTCGTCAAGTCCTTAATTTCGCAGCGCGCTGTCAGTCGGGGAATGACAGGATTAATTTCCGCCAATATTAAGCTTTATCCACATCAAGTGGAAGTTGTCCGTCGGGTACTCGAAGATCCGATTCAACGATATTTATTAGCAGATGAAGTCGGATTAGGAAAAACCATCGAAGCTGGCGCTATTCTGCGTCAATATTTATTGGATGAACCCGCTGGACGGGCGATAGTTCTAGTTCCGCAATATTTACTGCAACAATGGCAGCAGGAATTAGAAAACAAGTTTTACATCTCCCACTTTCTCAAGCGGGTAGCAGTGCTGGCGGTTGAAGATATTCACAAAATCAACCCGAAAGCGAGTATTGGCTTGCTCATTTTAGATGAAGCACACCATATCGCAGCAATGGCGACATCTTCAGACCCTGTGCAAAGGAAGAGTTTTGAGACTTACAAACAACTAGCACATAAAAGCGATCGCCTGCTTCTACTTTCGGCTACCCCAGTTCTCAACCACGAGCAAGATTTTCTCGCCATGCTGCATCTGCTCGATCCTGCAACTTATCAACTTAATGATTTAGCAGGTTTTCGTGACAGGGTGGTAAAACGCCAAGATATTGGTCGAATTCTCCTGTCGTTTAAAGAAGGTGCGAACCCCTCAGTTCTGAAAACTAATCTTCAACAACTCCGCAACCTGTTTGCTCAAGACGAGTATTTACTGAACTTGGCACAGGAGCTAGAAAATATTTTACAAGCAACATCGGGCGATACATCTAAAATTGTCAGGGCAATTCGTACCCATATCAGCGATACCTACAGACTTCACCACCGGATGCTCCGCAATCGTCGCGCTTCCGTAGAAGATGTGATTTTCGAGCGGAATATTACACTTAGAGCCGAGTATGATTTAGATGAGCGATCGCCTGATATCCATGAACTAATTGAGAAGTGGCGTCATGTAGCGCCTGATGATCAACAATATCACCAGATTGTTCTCTTGTTCTTCCGTGCTGCTGGTACCTGGCTGGGGATTTTAAAACAGGTAATTCAAGCACGTTTAAAGGGTTTATCCACCGCAGAATTAGTTGAGGAATTTGGCGCTGATAGTGTTCGCACCCTCATGGAAACTCCTAAATTTGCTGAGGAAGCAGAGATTTTGCAAAGCTTGCTGCAAATTATAGAACAACCTTCAGAAGATGGTGATCGCCTGGAATTGCTCAACACAGTCATACTTTACCAACTCTGCGAACCTTTAAAATTACAATCCCTCAAGTTCAATCTCCCTAAATTGCTGACAGAGGTGCAACAACGGTTAAAAAGACCAATACCGGGAGACAGTCTGCCCAAAATTGTTGTCTTTACCAGTTTTATGCAAACTTGCGCCGAAATTGTCCGATATTTGGGCGATCGTTTTGGTAAAGGGGCGATCGCCAGTCATCAAGTTAAACAAACTCGCGCTCAAGTAGAAGAGAACTTAAATCGGTTTAAAAAAGACCCCAATTGCTTTATTCTAGTTTGCGACTCCTCCGGCGAAGAAGGTCGTAACTTACAATTTACCGACTGCATGATATATTTTGACCTACCTTGGTCGCCAAATCGCCTAGAACAAAGAATTGGTAGAATAGACCGGATTGGTCGTCCATTGAAAGTTGAGTTGACAGTATTTGCTGGCGTAGATTTACCCGATAGTCTCCATGACGCATGGTATCGGCTATTAAAAGAAGGGTTTAATATCTTTGGGCAATCAATTGCCAGTCTCCAGTTTTATGTTGACGAAAAATTACCAGCCTTGGCAGAAATAATATTTAAATCAGGGGCAAATGGATTATTAGGCAACATAGAAGTAATTCAAACAGAAATTGAGCAAGAACAAGTAAAAATTAGCGAACAAAACGCCCTAGATGAAATAGATGCTTTGGATGAAAGCGCTACCCAATATTTTCAATCTCTAGATGATTATGATGCTCGTCATCAAGAAATCCAGCAAGTAACTGAAGATTGGGTTTGTAATGCGTTGAGATTTCAGCCAATCAATAATCCTAATGTATCAGCGCTAAAGCGTTATAAGCCCACCGAAAACACATTAGTTCCAGCAGATAATTTAAGCACCAATTTTGCCGGTATCTTGGAAGAATTTGGGACTTTTAACCGGAGAGTAGCAAATCAACAACCTGGTGCAAAACTCCACCGCATTGGCGAAAACCTTGTAGAAGCACTCTCATCTTATATTCATTGGGATGACCGGGGTAAAACTTTCGCCATGTGGCGAGTTGACGAAAATTGGGACTCTGGAGAAGGTAAAGAGTGGTATGGTTTCCGATTTAATTACATTGTCGAAACAAATTTAACAAATTATATCGGCAACACTACAAAAGATAAAACTTTGCAAAGACGGGCAGATAGTTTATTTCCGCCAATTGTAGAAAGTGTATTTATTGATGCCCGATCTGAATCAATGTCTGCTGTAGAAGATGAAACACTCTTAAATATCCTGCAACGTCCTTATAAGAGCAAAGGTGGTAAATACCGAGATTACAACTTAGCCAAAAGTCGTTTATCTATTCTTGATAACTTTGTTGAGTCTAGCAAGTGGCAAGAATTTTGCTATCAGGCGCGTCGCACGTCTTTAGATTTACTCAATCAGCATCCCGACTTTAGTGCATTATGTAAGAATAGCGCTACCCATGCTGAACAAAAATTAGGTAAGAGACTAGACCAATTGCGTCTGCGTTTAACCCGACATACCAACCAAGAGCGAATTTCTGATCCAGCACTAGAGCAAGAACTCAATAACGAAACAGCATTAAGCCAAGTAATTATCGCAGGAATTCGTCAGCCCGCCATTCGCCTAGATTCTGTTGGTTTTATTATCGTTTCTGGGCGTCCTCCAATTCAATCTGAGGATGATGATTAA